The following coding sequences are from one Arcobacter nitrofigilis DSM 7299 window:
- a CDS encoding nitroreductase family protein, translating to MNEIIKQLGSRKSIRQFTGEIVSQEDLELIIKTAQRCPTSINGQQISLVYTRDKDKIKQIAEFCGGQQQVATADVFIFVCVDFNRTIFAVEQTGEEHQIDKSAEGVLVGAVDAGIMLNAIQISAESLGYGTTAIGAVRNEPAAIIELLGLPPKTFPIVGTTIGVPTKEAKNAPLKPRIPIESFAFEDKYDDKKVKDGVLLYEKQMKKFRVDNNMNYLQSYCEQTAGYYKNIYFRKIEENYTKQGFVFKD from the coding sequence ATGAATGAAATTATAAAACAATTAGGTAGTAGAAAATCAATAAGACAATTTACAGGTGAAATTGTAAGCCAAGAAGATCTTGAACTTATTATAAAAACAGCACAAAGATGTCCAACTTCTATAAATGGGCAACAAATATCTTTAGTATATACAAGAGATAAAGATAAAATAAAACAAATAGCAGAATTTTGTGGTGGACAACAACAAGTGGCAACAGCTGATGTATTTATTTTTGTATGTGTTGACTTTAATAGAACTATTTTTGCAGTTGAGCAAACTGGAGAAGAACATCAAATTGATAAATCAGCTGAGGGTGTACTTGTAGGTGCTGTTGATGCTGGAATTATGTTAAATGCAATACAAATAAGTGCAGAATCATTAGGATACGGTACAACTGCAATTGGTGCTGTAAGAAATGAACCAGCTGCTATAATTGAGTTATTAGGACTTCCACCAAAAACATTTCCAATCGTAGGAACTACTATTGGAGTACCTACAAAAGAAGCCAAAAATGCTCCTTTGAAACCTAGAATTCCAATTGAAAGTTTTGCTTTTGAAGATAAATATGATGATAAAAAAGTAAAAGACGGTGTTTTATTATATGAAAAACAGATGAAAAAATTCAGAGTTGATAATAATATGAACTATTTACAATCATATTGTGAGCAAACTGCAGGTTATTATAAAAATATCTATTTTAGAAAAATTGAAGAAAACTATACAAAACAAGGTTTTGTATTTAAAGATTAA
- a CDS encoding DMT family transporter: MNKEENKTKYFVGMLIAMLLWGVAWTSGKAAVEHSNIQVASFWRYTISFIGMIPVMIYMKRTLKTDFLGYFYMILAGLLSAAFSYLFFAGLAHGEAGYGGTMVTSLVPLLTYFLSILLFGTRVSAKQVFALGIGVFGAIILLRIPMEGLGFLNLDSIYFLVCAIVWSFVTVLTQKASKRVDPMFYTLVIFGVTAFTNMIIALPHHPFEIGLYDSVFWLNILFVGLFSGTFAMAIFFASASRIGAHNTGVFMFIVPVGAIVSSYFAYDEKIASSTIIGCLLSLTAVILFNKKSKLEKLKLKEAKLGIE, from the coding sequence GTGAATAAAGAAGAAAATAAAACCAAATATTTTGTTGGTATGTTAATAGCTATGTTACTTTGGGGAGTTGCATGGACTTCTGGAAAAGCAGCAGTCGAACACTCAAATATACAAGTAGCTTCATTTTGGAGATACACAATTTCTTTTATAGGAATGATACCAGTTATGATTTATATGAAAAGAACTTTGAAAACTGACTTTTTAGGATATTTTTATATGATTTTAGCTGGATTATTAAGTGCAGCTTTTAGTTACTTGTTTTTTGCAGGTCTTGCACATGGAGAAGCTGGATATGGAGGAACTATGGTTACATCATTGGTTCCTTTACTTACATATTTTTTATCTATTTTGCTTTTTGGTACAAGAGTATCAGCAAAACAAGTATTTGCTTTAGGTATTGGTGTATTTGGAGCTATTATTTTGCTTCGTATTCCAATGGAGGGATTAGGCTTTTTAAATCTTGATAGTATATATTTTTTAGTTTGCGCTATTGTTTGGTCTTTTGTTACAGTTCTAACACAAAAGGCTTCAAAAAGAGTTGACCCTATGTTTTACACTTTAGTAATCTTTGGCGTAACTGCTTTTACAAATATGATTATTGCCTTACCACATCATCCTTTTGAAATAGGATTATATGATTCAGTATTTTGGTTAAATATTTTATTTGTAGGATTATTTTCTGGAACTTTTGCAATGGCAATATTTTTTGCAAGTGCTAGTAGAATTGGTGCACATAATACGGGTGTATTTATGTTTATAGTTCCAGTTGGTGCAATAGTATCAAGTTATTTTGCCTATGATGAAAAAATAGCATCTTCTACAATAATAGGTTGTTTATTATCACTGACAGCTGTTATATTATTCAACAAAAAAAGTAAACTAGAAAAACTGAAACTAAAAGAAGCAAAATTAGGAATAGAATGA
- a CDS encoding putative quinol monooxygenase, which yields MIIVIVKAKIKNNKHEELRKIANILQYEYAVNENGCEQYESFIDGDTFITIERWSSQESLDLHLEAEHLKVYVPKLRECVVDETFDVQFIKSDDVSFVKI from the coding sequence ATGATTATTGTAATTGTAAAAGCAAAAATAAAAAATAATAAACATGAAGAGTTAAGAAAAATAGCAAATATTTTGCAGTATGAATATGCAGTAAATGAAAATGGCTGTGAACAATATGAGTCATTTATTGATGGTGATACTTTTATTACCATTGAAAGATGGAGTTCTCAAGAATCACTTGATTTACACCTTGAAGCCGAGCATCTAAAAGTGTATGTACCTAAGTTAAGAGAGTGTGTTGTTGATGAAACATTTGATGTGCAATTTATAAAAAGTGATGATGTTTCTTTCGTAAAAATATAA
- a CDS encoding winged helix-turn-helix transcriptional regulator, which translates to MYYINDKEYKCSVSVTLDIFNDRWKLGIIWHLLDGDMRFKDLHETVCEITQKTLTIKLKELEEKKIIHREVYAEVPPKVVYSLTECGKRLKPVLEEMYKWGISYVEECGKVTSDDQCKTSLCK; encoded by the coding sequence ATGTATTATATAAATGACAAAGAGTATAAATGTTCAGTTTCAGTAACTCTTGACATATTTAATGACAGATGGAAATTAGGAATAATTTGGCATTTATTAGATGGTGACATGAGATTTAAAGACTTACATGAAACTGTATGTGAAATAACTCAAAAAACATTAACTATAAAATTAAAAGAATTGGAAGAAAAAAAAATTATACATAGAGAAGTATATGCAGAAGTTCCTCCAAAAGTAGTATATAGCCTAACAGAATGTGGTAAAAGACTAAAACCAGTATTAGAAGAAATGTACAAGTGGGGAATATCGTATGTTGAAGAGTGTGGTAAAGTAACCAGTGATGATCAATGTAAAACAAGTCTTTGTAAATAG
- a CDS encoding aspartate/glutamate racemase family protein, whose translation MKTIGLLGGMSWESTALYYKQINEEIKNKLGSLHSAKIVIYSVDFDEIEKLQHRAEWDKTAEILSVAAQNIEKASADFLLICTNTMHKVAPQIQKNINIPIVHIADATAKVLQKDIIKKVGLLGTAFTMREDFYKNKISENFGIEVLVPNEEDIKIVHKIIYEELCLGIVREESKKEYLKIIDKLVSNGAEGIILGCTEICMLITSKDTDVKLYDTTKIHALEAVNLALN comes from the coding sequence ATGAAAACAATAGGATTATTAGGTGGTATGAGTTGGGAAAGTACTGCTTTATATTATAAACAAATAAATGAAGAGATAAAAAATAAATTAGGCTCTTTGCACTCAGCAAAAATAGTTATTTATAGTGTTGATTTTGATGAAATTGAAAAATTACAACATAGGGCAGAGTGGGATAAAACAGCTGAGATTTTATCTGTTGCTGCTCAAAATATAGAAAAGGCAAGTGCTGATTTTCTATTGATTTGTACAAATACTATGCATAAAGTTGCACCTCAAATTCAAAAGAATATAAATATACCAATAGTTCATATTGCTGATGCAACTGCAAAGGTTTTGCAAAAAGATATTATAAAAAAAGTAGGATTATTAGGAACAGCTTTTACTATGAGAGAAGATTTTTATAAAAATAAAATCAGTGAAAACTTTGGCATAGAAGTTCTTGTCCCAAATGAAGAAGATATAAAAATTGTACATAAAATCATATATGAAGAGTTGTGTCTTGGTATTGTAAGAGAAGAATCAAAAAAAGAGTATTTAAAAATTATTGATAAATTAGTTAGTAATGGGGCAGAGGGAATAATACTTGGATGTACAGAAATATGTATGTTGATTACATCAAAAGATACTGACGTAAAACTTTATGATACTACTAAAATACATGCATTAGAAGCTGTAAATTTAGCTTTAAATTAA
- a CDS encoding NAD(P)H-dependent oxidoreductase: protein MKKVLILNGHQFYKNVAEGNLTNSFINKANEFFTKNGFEVKQTHIEKGYEKEEEIEKFEWADYILFQYPVYWMGLPWIAKKYIDETFTQGRHFASDGRSRDDASKLYGSGGLLTGKKYMLSLTYNCPESAFNNKNSLFDGMSLDQAHIAVHKTFQFCGLDALETYAVHDIFKGDLNLDAELEKFEKILTKNFL from the coding sequence ATGAAAAAAGTATTAATATTAAATGGACATCAATTTTATAAAAATGTGGCAGAAGGAAATCTAACAAACAGTTTTATAAATAAAGCAAATGAATTTTTTACTAAAAATGGTTTTGAAGTAAAACAAACACATATTGAAAAAGGTTATGAAAAAGAAGAAGAGATAGAAAAGTTTGAATGGGCTGATTATATTTTATTTCAATATCCAGTTTATTGGATGGGGCTTCCTTGGATAGCAAAAAAATATATAGATGAGACATTTACACAAGGACGACACTTTGCAAGTGATGGAAGAAGTAGAGATGATGCTTCTAAGTTATATGGAAGTGGAGGATTACTAACAGGTAAAAAATATATGTTATCTTTAACTTATAATTGTCCTGAGTCTGCTTTTAATAATAAAAATAGCCTATTTGATGGAATGTCTTTAGACCAAGCTCATATTGCAGTTCATAAAACTTTTCAATTTTGTGGACTAGATGCCCTTGAAACATATGCAGTACATGACATTTTCAAAGGTGATTTAAACTTAGATGCAGAATTAGAAAAATTTGAAAAAATTTTAACTAAAAACTTTTTATAA
- a CDS encoding NADH:flavin oxidoreductase/NADH oxidase, translated as MSLLFTEGQIGNLKLKNRIVMPPMCMYSSDNSGELKTFHKGHYLARAIGGIGLIIFEATAIEPRGRISSNDLGLWDDSLIEAHKILNEQIHSFGAKTAIQLAHAGRKCNVEDETPIAPSAIAFSDNKPFKMPKAATLEDIKNIKELFVNAALRAKEADYDAIELHGAHGYFLCEFLSPLSNLRDDIYGGSLENRCRLLLEAAKEIKEKVDLPLIVRISADEWMNEGWNIEDSIYLSKELEKVGVDSIHVSSGGNQEKPNKPIELKPMYQADFAKEIKEEVNIPVIAVGLITTAQEGEKLLEEKYCDFVAYGRELLRSPNFAFLAANEFNKKELINSSYMRAF; from the coding sequence ATGAGTTTACTATTTACAGAAGGACAAATAGGAAATTTGAAATTAAAAAATAGAATAGTTATGCCTCCTATGTGTATGTATTCAAGTGATAATAGTGGTGAATTAAAAACTTTTCATAAAGGGCATTATTTAGCAAGAGCCATTGGTGGTATTGGTCTTATTATTTTTGAAGCAACAGCAATTGAGCCAAGAGGAAGAATCTCTTCAAATGATTTAGGTCTTTGGGATGATTCTTTAATTGAAGCACATAAAATATTAAATGAACAAATTCATTCATTTGGAGCAAAAACAGCTATCCAACTTGCCCATGCAGGTAGAAAGTGTAATGTTGAAGATGAAACTCCTATTGCACCAAGTGCAATTGCCTTTAGTGATAATAAACCTTTTAAAATGCCAAAAGCTGCAACATTAGAAGATATAAAAAATATAAAAGAGTTATTTGTAAATGCAGCACTTAGAGCAAAAGAAGCTGATTATGATGCAATTGAACTTCATGGTGCACATGGATATTTTTTGTGTGAATTTTTATCACCATTAAGCAATTTAAGAGATGATATCTATGGTGGAAGTTTAGAAAATAGATGTAGATTACTTTTAGAAGCAGCAAAAGAGATTAAAGAAAAAGTTGATTTGCCTTTGATTGTAAGAATTAGTGCTGATGAATGGATGAATGAAGGTTGGAATATAGAAGACTCAATTTATTTATCAAAAGAGCTTGAAAAAGTAGGAGTTGATTCCATACATGTTTCATCTGGTGGAAATCAAGAAAAACCAAATAAACCAATAGAATTAAAACCTATGTATCAAGCTGATTTTGCAAAAGAGATAAAAGAAGAGGTAAATATTCCTGTAATTGCTGTTGGACTAATTACAACAGCACAAGAAGGTGAAAAACTTTTAGAAGAAAAGTATTGTGATTTTGTTGCATATGGAAGAGAATTATTACGTTCTCCTAATTTTGCATTTCTTGCAGCAAATGAATTTAACAAAAAAGAGTTAATAAACTCTTCATATATGAGGGCATTTTAG
- a CDS encoding DMT family transporter produces MNIHKVSTFSNENSGENLINDLTTIEIGKEENNSKYYIALFVAMVSWGIAWTASKSATIHSNPEIAAFWRYAISLVSIIPIMLYMKISLKTDKVGIFYMIIAGLLSAGFNYSTFLGLSHGQAGYGGTIMTSLTPIFTYFLSILFLKTKISLNQAIALSLGIFATIILLKIPSVGIGFLNYNTGFFVLSAFCWALMTILSKKSSSRTDPLFYTLVIFFITTIVNYFIALPYHPFNIFSYDETFWWSIAYVGLFSGTFSTTLFFIAIGKIGADKTAAFMFIIPAVAMIASNIVYHEKILFSTVLGCILSLVAVVLYNRKEKIKLGVKK; encoded by the coding sequence ATGAATATTCATAAAGTTTCTACATTTTCTAATGAAAACAGTGGAGAAAATTTAATTAATGATTTAACTACTATTGAAATAGGAAAAGAAGAGAATAACTCAAAATATTATATTGCTTTATTTGTAGCAATGGTTTCATGGGGAATAGCTTGGACAGCAAGTAAATCTGCAACAATACATTCAAATCCAGAAATTGCTGCTTTTTGGAGATATGCAATATCTTTAGTAAGTATTATTCCTATCATGTTGTATATGAAAATATCTCTAAAAACAGATAAAGTAGGTATATTTTATATGATTATAGCAGGTCTTCTAAGTGCAGGATTTAATTATTCAACTTTTTTAGGATTATCCCATGGTCAAGCTGGATATGGTGGTACAATAATGACATCTTTAACTCCAATTTTTACTTATTTTTTATCAATATTATTTTTAAAAACAAAAATAAGTCTTAATCAAGCAATAGCACTTAGTTTGGGTATATTTGCAACAATAATATTATTAAAAATTCCAAGTGTAGGAATAGGATTTTTGAATTATAACACAGGTTTTTTTGTTTTAAGTGCTTTTTGTTGGGCCTTAATGACTATATTATCTAAAAAAAGTTCAAGTAGAACTGATCCTTTATTTTATACTTTGGTTATTTTTTTTATTACAACAATAGTAAACTATTTTATAGCTTTACCTTATCATCCTTTTAACATCTTCAGTTATGATGAAACATTTTGGTGGAGTATTGCTTATGTTGGTTTATTTTCGGGCACTTTTAGTACAACACTATTTTTTATTGCCATTGGTAAAATAGGTGCAGATAAAACTGCTGCTTTTATGTTTATTATTCCTGCTGTTGCAATGATTGCCAGTAATATTGTTTATCATGAAAAAATTCTATTTTCTACAGTATTAGGATGTATTTTATCTTTAGTTGCAGTTGTACTTTATAATAGAAAAGAAAAAATTAAATTAGGAGTTAAAAAATGA
- a CDS encoding putative quinol monooxygenase: MKNIVIVANVKVKDEFKDEVYNELLKLHKATHKHDEGCIQYDLHKNLEDENSFTFVETWQNAKLLDEHMKKEHFLKFAQFVDGKLESMDIQKLEKVEA; encoded by the coding sequence ATGAAAAATATAGTAATTGTAGCTAATGTTAAAGTAAAAGATGAATTTAAAGATGAAGTTTACAATGAACTTTTAAAATTACACAAAGCAACTCATAAACATGATGAGGGGTGTATTCAATATGACTTACACAAAAACTTAGAAGATGAAAATAGTTTTACTTTTGTAGAAACTTGGCAAAATGCAAAACTATTGGATGAGCATATGAAAAAAGAACATTTTTTAAAATTTGCCCAGTTTGTAGATGGTAAATTAGAAAGTATGGATATACAAAAATTAGAAAAAGTAGAAGCTTAA
- a CDS encoding MOSC domain-containing protein has translation MNKIISKILSLKIGKGKELKNKEKVIQSAINKTTVEEAYLTNIGFKGDDQVHKEYHGGPNKAVLFYSSLTYDKVNEVLNINLDYKDISPLGENLLVSDITEDDICVGDILKLGEAVIQVTQPREPCNVLNINTKTKEMLKTVIKYGYTGWYAKVLEEGIVKQTDSVELVERIYPNLTIKKLNEAKANPKENLDFIQEAVSCEVLGAPFKKALEKHLG, from the coding sequence ATGAATAAAATAATATCAAAAATCCTTTCTTTGAAAATAGGTAAAGGAAAAGAGTTAAAAAATAAAGAAAAAGTAATACAATCAGCCATAAATAAAACAACTGTAGAAGAGGCATATCTCACAAATATAGGCTTTAAAGGTGATGACCAAGTTCATAAAGAGTATCATGGTGGACCAAACAAAGCAGTACTTTTTTACTCTTCTTTGACATATGATAAAGTAAATGAAGTATTAAATATAAATTTAGACTATAAAGATATCTCACCTTTGGGTGAAAATTTACTTGTATCAGATATTACTGAAGATGATATTTGTGTGGGAGATATTTTAAAGCTAGGTGAAGCTGTTATTCAAGTAACACAACCAAGAGAACCTTGTAATGTATTAAATATAAATACAAAAACAAAAGAGATGTTAAAAACTGTAATTAAATATGGATATACAGGTTGGTATGCAAAAGTTTTAGAAGAGGGGATTGTAAAACAAACTGATAGTGTAGAACTTGTTGAAAGAATATACCCAAATCTAACAATTAAAAAGTTAAACGAAGCAAAAGCAAATCCAAAAGAAAATCTTGATTTTATACAAGAAGCTGTATCTTGTGAAGTATTAGGAGCACCTTTTAAAAAGGCTTTAGAAAAACATTTAGGATAA
- a CDS encoding DUF3095 domain-containing protein, whose protein sequence is MSTNTFYREIKEIKDFSFIMNNDNYHKVPDDWFVLVSDIVDSTKSIEEGMYKKVNFVAALTIIGILNIDKSLEFPYIFGGDGASLIIPPTLVDKAKVVLLQTAQKAKEAFDLDLRVGIISIKEIKKRGSFIEVTKFKVTKDFTQAIVRGNGLELAEYLLKNEYKTFKIEENFTFNYTADFVGLECRWEDIKSPKDETSSLLIKSTNPEKSNEIYQNTLNKIDEIAGSYVQRNPIKEINQLVISFNPMVLNAEASVFASNIFSRFFLILQLLIENLLGVLLMKYSKGQWSDYKNRVIRTTDTEKFDDMLRMVISTDKMQTKKLEEYLEQEFQNGNLVYGIHKSDSALMTCLIFERHGKHIHFVDSSNGGYALAAKELKARLKSKE, encoded by the coding sequence ATGAGCACAAATACTTTTTATAGGGAAATAAAAGAGATAAAAGATTTCTCTTTTATTATGAATAATGATAATTATCATAAAGTTCCAGATGATTGGTTTGTATTAGTCTCTGATATTGTTGACTCTACAAAATCTATAGAAGAAGGTATGTACAAAAAAGTAAATTTTGTAGCTGCACTTACTATTATTGGTATATTAAATATAGATAAGAGTTTAGAGTTTCCATATATATTTGGAGGAGATGGAGCAAGTTTAATCATACCCCCTACTTTAGTAGATAAAGCAAAAGTTGTTTTACTACAAACTGCCCAAAAAGCAAAAGAAGCATTTGACTTGGACTTAAGAGTAGGAATTATTAGTATAAAAGAGATTAAAAAAAGAGGTTCATTTATAGAAGTCACAAAATTCAAGGTTACTAAAGATTTTACACAAGCAATAGTTAGAGGAAATGGTCTAGAACTTGCAGAATACTTGCTAAAAAATGAATACAAAACTTTTAAAATAGAGGAAAACTTTACTTTTAACTATACTGCTGATTTTGTTGGATTAGAGTGTCGTTGGGAAGATATAAAAAGTCCCAAAGATGAAACAAGTTCGTTATTAATCAAAAGTACAAATCCTGAAAAATCAAATGAAATTTATCAAAATACTTTAAATAAGATAGATGAAATAGCAGGTTCTTATGTACAAAGAAATCCTATAAAAGAGATAAATCAACTTGTTATCTCTTTTAATCCTATGGTTTTAAATGCAGAAGCTTCAGTTTTTGCTTCAAATATTTTTTCTAGATTTTTTTTAATCCTACAATTACTTATTGAAAATCTACTTGGAGTTCTTCTTATGAAATATTCCAAGGGACAATGGAGTGATTATAAAAATAGAGTTATAAGAACAACCGATACAGAAAAGTTTGATGATATGCTTAGAATGGTAATTTCTACTGATAAAATGCAAACAAAAAAGCTTGAAGAGTATTTAGAACAAGAGTTTCAAAATGGCAATTTAGTATATGGAATACATAAGTCAGATTCTGCACTTATGACTTGTCTTATTTTTGAAAGACATGGTAAACATATTCACTTTGTAGATAGTTCAAACGGTGGTTATGCTCTAGCAGCAAAAGAATTAAAGGCTAGATTGAAATCAAAAGAATGA
- a CDS encoding RBBP9/YdeN family alpha/beta hydrolase encodes MSNLIKNVYIIHGYGASAEHHWFPWLKKELEKKDTNVVILNLPAPNSPNSNEWSNALKEQIKIIDKNSYFIAHSLGCISLLKFLEALPNSTKIGGYILVSGFNAPLFILKELDAFLKPTIDYEKLKNISSNRVVISSKDDSIVPFNLSNNLSNSLDAKLLVEEKGGHFLETDGFEEFPLVLNEFNKFLNE; translated from the coding sequence ATGAGCAACTTGATTAAAAATGTTTATATAATACATGGATATGGAGCATCAGCAGAACATCACTGGTTTCCTTGGTTAAAAAAAGAATTAGAAAAAAAAGATACTAATGTAGTAATTTTAAACTTACCAGCTCCTAATTCTCCAAATTCAAATGAATGGAGTAATGCTTTAAAAGAACAAATTAAAATAATTGATAAAAATTCATATTTTATCGCTCATAGTTTAGGTTGTATTTCTCTTCTTAAATTTTTGGAAGCTTTACCAAATAGTACAAAAATAGGTGGATATATTCTTGTATCAGGATTTAATGCACCATTATTCATTTTAAAAGAATTAGATGCCTTTTTAAAACCTACAATTGATTATGAAAAATTGAAAAATATAAGTTCAAATAGAGTTGTTATTAGTTCAAAAGATGATTCAATTGTACCATTTAATTTAAGTAATAATTTATCAAATTCCCTAGATGCAAAATTATTAGTAGAAGAAAAAGGAGGGCATTTTTTAGAAACTGATGGTTTTGAAGAGTTCCCTTTAGTTCTGAATGAATTTAATAAGTTTTTAAATGAATAG
- a CDS encoding NADP-dependent oxidoreductase, whose translation MEANTMKAIRQHEFGGPEVLHYEDAPIPELKSGEVLVHVHAVGINPPDLYLRDGYKMLPPEWQPKVSFPIILGTDISGVVKAVADDVRNFTVGDEVYAMVRFPEGLAGDSRAYAEYVNVPASELAIKPNNISHVHAAGAPMSLLTAWQFMIELGHNHPNPLQANKHEPVQLEGKTVLINGAAGGVGHFAVQLAKWKGARVIAVASGKHEALLYDLGADEFIDYTKTTPEDVIRDIDLVIDTIGGEKTGRFLRTLKQGGSLFPIFPLGFSGTEEAEKLGVKISSVQVRSSGIQLTKLRDLLDDGTIRVVIDSTYPLFDAKKAHERVTLGHIQGKIVLTVS comes from the coding sequence ATGGAAGCAAATACAATGAAGGCAATTAGACAACATGAATTTGGTGGGCCTGAAGTATTACATTATGAAGATGCACCTATCCCTGAACTTAAATCAGGTGAAGTTCTTGTTCATGTTCATGCAGTTGGTATCAACCCACCTGATTTGTATTTACGGGATGGATATAAGATGCTTCCGCCTGAATGGCAACCAAAAGTGTCTTTCCCTATTATTCTTGGGACGGATATTTCAGGCGTTGTTAAAGCGGTTGCTGATGATGTGAGAAACTTTACAGTTGGTGATGAAGTTTATGCTATGGTTCGTTTTCCTGAAGGACTTGCTGGTGATAGTAGAGCCTATGCAGAATATGTTAACGTTCCCGCATCAGAACTTGCAATCAAACCAAATAATATCAGTCATGTGCATGCTGCTGGTGCTCCTATGTCACTACTAACAGCATGGCAGTTCATGATTGAACTTGGACATAATCATCCTAATCCACTTCAAGCAAATAAGCATGAACCTGTTCAATTAGAGGGGAAAACAGTTCTTATAAATGGTGCAGCCGGTGGTGTAGGACATTTTGCAGTACAATTAGCTAAATGGAAAGGTGCACGAGTAATTGCAGTAGCATCTGGTAAGCATGAGGCATTATTATATGATCTTGGTGCGGATGAATTTATTGATTATACAAAAACAACTCCAGAAGATGTTATCCGTGATATTGATCTTGTTATTGACACCATTGGTGGAGAAAAAACTGGTCGTTTCTTACGTACACTTAAACAAGGTGGTTCTTTATTCCCAATCTTTCCTTTAGGCTTCTCAGGTACAGAAGAAGCAGAGAAATTAGGTGTTAAAATCTCATCAGTTCAAGTACGATCAAGTGGAATACAGCTCACAAAATTAAGAGACTTACTTGATGATGGAACGATTCGTGTTGTGATTGATAGTACTTACCCTCTTTTTGATGCTAAGAAGGCACATGAACGAGTAACTCTTGGACATATTCAAGGTAAGATTGTTCTTACTGTCTCATGA